In Nocardia sputorum, a single genomic region encodes these proteins:
- a CDS encoding MlaD family protein — MLVSARRRRVPALLIATAVAITTVAGAAMHGAERPARAVCALFDDTFGLYPDAPVTIRGVAVGKVRALVPDREHVRVEMALDERALSDRVRAVVVNSSILTDRRVELVDASPRGGPALPADQCVQPDHTATPVSVSDALGSFTGLLDDITRPGPDGTTPLRALLDGADREVHGLGPAVDRQLRQLSDLLAAPDTFATQLGELLDNSAELSRFAAAEWTDIKTSLITFGPGLELLERTLVIVKILVGKLAAAIGPLDRLFNHHFPYLMEILESSVPIVTLARTRAEESRDLLAGVPGVMTMLRNMIQDGSGVTFDYRPPTLVLGAADAQALCASVPDPRTCAVLSAKSAAMPLPAALLATVGGTR, encoded by the coding sequence ATGCTGGTATCAGCGAGGCGACGCCGAGTACCGGCGCTACTGATCGCGACGGCGGTGGCGATCACCACGGTGGCCGGTGCCGCGATGCACGGGGCCGAGCGCCCTGCCCGCGCGGTCTGCGCCTTGTTCGACGACACTTTCGGGCTCTATCCCGATGCGCCCGTGACGATCCGCGGTGTAGCCGTGGGGAAGGTGCGCGCGCTCGTTCCCGACCGCGAACACGTCCGGGTGGAGATGGCTCTCGACGAGCGCGCCCTCTCCGACCGCGTGCGTGCGGTAGTGGTGAATTCCTCGATCCTGACCGACCGTCGCGTGGAACTCGTGGATGCTTCGCCGCGGGGCGGACCGGCGCTGCCCGCGGATCAGTGCGTCCAGCCCGACCATACGGCGACACCGGTGAGCGTATCCGACGCGCTGGGCTCGTTCACCGGGCTGCTCGACGACATCACCCGCCCCGGACCGGACGGCACCACACCGTTGCGAGCGCTGCTCGACGGCGCGGACCGCGAAGTGCACGGACTCGGCCCGGCCGTCGATCGGCAGCTGCGGCAGTTGTCGGATCTGCTGGCCGCGCCGGACACGTTCGCGACCCAGCTCGGCGAACTGCTGGACAACTCCGCCGAATTGAGCCGGTTCGCTGCCGCCGAATGGACCGACATCAAGACCTCGCTGATCACCTTCGGGCCCGGGCTGGAACTGCTCGAACGCACCCTGGTGATCGTCAAGATCCTGGTCGGCAAGCTCGCGGCGGCGATCGGCCCGCTCGACCGGTTGTTCAACCACCACTTCCCCTACCTGATGGAGATCCTCGAATCCTCGGTCCCGATCGTGACGTTGGCGCGAACCAGGGCCGAGGAATCCCGTGATCTGCTCGCGGGCGTGCCGGGGGTCATGACCATGTTGCGGAACATGATCCAGGACGGGTCCGGCGTCACGTTCGACTACCGCCCACCCACACTCGTGCTCGGCGCGGCCGACGCGCAGGCGCTGTGCGCGTCGGTACCGGATCCGCGGACGTGCGCGGTGCTTTCGGCGAAGTCCGCCGCGATGCCGCTGCCTGCGGCCCTCCTCGCAACCGTCGGAGGCACGCGATGA
- a CDS encoding MlaD family protein, whose amino-acid sequence MRSALPRPVFSLGAETPSARAQMVWALVSVIAVTLAFATVGVLYLRPPDYVTYRLQLPETGGLTTGDSVRIAGVKVGRVTSIRLGEEHVDVEFIVRSGRRLGDRTAVDVRMLTPVGGLYLALLPTGGQPLRAPIPAERARLPFLVQELIPETVRVTEQIDTESLRTTLDAAAHALTDAPGTVRQAVSSLGAVVGALAEQRNQVQGLLELSNEYLVTARDNEMLATEVIRAYAILGPQIVAARAKVEIFADKVTAVVGLLFDFLAGPYAEKLEPIFFPVEQSRDLSRDLLSSTDAVITAMTRTLEGLAGSAGPEGRALIDQSGLTVHRPEVCLPVPGAGC is encoded by the coding sequence ATGAGATCCGCCCTGCCGCGCCCGGTGTTCTCGCTGGGCGCCGAAACCCCCTCTGCGCGTGCCCAGATGGTGTGGGCTCTGGTCAGCGTGATCGCCGTGACGCTGGCCTTCGCCACGGTGGGCGTGCTGTATCTCCGCCCGCCGGATTACGTGACCTATCGGCTGCAGTTGCCGGAAACGGGCGGCTTGACGACCGGCGACAGCGTACGCATCGCCGGAGTGAAGGTGGGCCGGGTGACGTCGATCCGCCTGGGCGAGGAACACGTCGACGTGGAATTCATCGTGCGATCCGGCAGACGTCTCGGTGACCGTACCGCCGTGGACGTGCGCATGCTGACCCCGGTCGGCGGGCTCTACCTGGCGCTGCTGCCCACGGGCGGTCAGCCGCTGCGCGCGCCCATTCCGGCGGAGCGCGCACGCCTGCCGTTCCTGGTGCAGGAGCTGATCCCGGAAACCGTCCGGGTCACCGAGCAGATCGACACCGAGTCGCTGCGCACGACGCTCGACGCCGCCGCGCACGCGCTCACCGACGCCCCCGGCACGGTCCGGCAAGCGGTGTCCTCGCTCGGCGCGGTGGTCGGCGCGCTGGCCGAACAGCGGAATCAGGTGCAAGGACTGCTCGAACTGTCCAACGAGTACTTGGTCACCGCACGGGACAACGAAATGCTGGCCACCGAGGTGATCCGCGCCTACGCCATTCTGGGACCGCAGATCGTGGCGGCGCGGGCCAAGGTCGAGATCTTCGCCGACAAGGTGACCGCGGTCGTCGGGCTGCTGTTCGATTTCCTCGCCGGTCCCTACGCCGAGAAGCTCGAACCGATATTCTTCCCGGTCGAGCAGAGCCGCGATCTGAGCCGCGACCTGTTGAGTTCGACGGACGCCGTGATCACGGCGATGACTCGCACGCTGGAAGGACTCGCCGGATCGGCCGGGCCGGAGGGCCGTGCGCTCATCGATCAGAGCGGGCTGACCGTGCACCGTCCCGAGGTATGCCTGCCCGTGCCCGGAGCGGGGTGCTGA
- a CDS encoding MlaD family protein, giving the protein MNRRLRPAARRLLHAGITVILLAGCGFDPSDHALPGTGVDGPTYRLAIEFETVLSLPAGARVRSNGADVGQLRSIDLVPHAAVAHIDVRAGVRLPVGTRAELRQTTVLGDIYLALSPPPDDRAGLLHDGDTIPLRDTGTGPQIEQILERMAAFVNGGSAARMQDAIERMSSALPEDPAETRELAGRIAADLGDAADGIDDIDRIVAATAQLTQRLHQMREDVGFVFSETAARRLGRVPEFMTAVLNVVIDVNTLTTGLDWLIPRLPPLNDAMERTAILLREPSPDATVWVGNGALLAEVLSGKVVSFLGDPALDLRRVGLAGSSDRDVDALILLRLIGVLP; this is encoded by the coding sequence ATGAACCGGAGACTGCGCCCGGCCGCACGGCGGCTGCTGCACGCGGGCATCACCGTCATCCTGCTCGCCGGTTGCGGTTTCGACCCGAGCGACCACGCGCTACCCGGAACCGGAGTCGACGGGCCCACCTACCGTCTCGCCATCGAATTCGAAACCGTGCTGAGCCTGCCCGCAGGCGCCCGGGTCCGCAGCAACGGCGCGGACGTCGGGCAGCTGCGTTCGATCGACCTCGTGCCGCACGCCGCGGTGGCGCACATCGACGTGCGCGCGGGCGTGCGCCTCCCGGTCGGAACACGCGCCGAGCTGCGGCAGACCACCGTCCTCGGCGATATCTACCTCGCGCTGTCGCCACCGCCCGACGATCGCGCCGGTCTGCTCCACGACGGGGACACGATTCCGTTGCGCGACACCGGCACCGGCCCGCAGATCGAGCAGATCCTCGAGCGGATGGCCGCGTTCGTCAACGGGGGCAGCGCCGCCAGGATGCAGGACGCCATCGAGCGGATGAGCAGCGCCCTGCCCGAGGACCCCGCCGAGACCAGGGAGCTGGCGGGGCGCATCGCCGCCGATCTCGGTGACGCGGCCGACGGGATCGACGACATCGACCGGATCGTCGCTGCCACCGCGCAACTGACGCAGCGACTGCATCAGATGCGCGAGGACGTCGGATTCGTCTTCTCGGAGACCGCGGCACGGCGGCTCGGGCGCGTCCCGGAATTCATGACCGCGGTGCTCAACGTCGTGATCGACGTCAACACCCTCACCACCGGGTTGGACTGGCTCATCCCCCGGCTGCCCCCGCTCAACGACGCGATGGAGCGAACGGCGATCCTGTTGCGTGAGCCCTCGCCCGACGCGACGGTCTGGGTGGGCAACGGCGCGCTGCTCGCGGAAGTGCTGTCCGGCAAAGTCGTTTCGTTCCTCGGCGACCCCGCACTGGATCTGCGGCGCGTCGGGCTCGCGGGCAGCTCCGACCGGGACGTGGACGCGCTCATCCTGCTCCGCCTGATCGGAGTGCTGCCATGA
- a CDS encoding alpha/beta fold hydrolase, with protein sequence MSNRIAGFSYERVPVGDVGLHVAMAGSGAPIVLLHGFPQTHLAWRHVATDLARDHLVICPDLRGYGDSDKPVGEPDGDMYAKRTMAADVIELMRSLGHDRFALAGHDRGGLVAFRAGLDHPDSISHLAILDVLPAADMWSTLRGTSGIFAFHLYLLAQPSELAERMILADPDLFFGHFLDGWCRIPGAIPADVRAAYLAASRAPDAVRAICADYRAGAYLDNVHDEADRRAGRRLSMPVAALWQDPGEIVLPFDPRSIWSGWARDLRAGTVRCGHFLPEEMPGVVIEALRDLID encoded by the coding sequence ATGAGCAACAGAATCGCCGGCTTCAGCTACGAGCGGGTGCCGGTCGGTGACGTCGGTCTGCACGTCGCCATGGCCGGGTCCGGCGCTCCGATCGTGCTGCTGCACGGCTTCCCGCAGACCCATCTCGCCTGGCGCCATGTGGCGACCGACCTCGCGCGGGATCATCTGGTGATCTGCCCGGATCTGCGCGGTTACGGCGACAGCGACAAGCCCGTCGGCGAGCCGGATGGCGACATGTACGCCAAGCGGACGATGGCCGCCGACGTCATCGAGCTCATGCGGTCACTCGGCCATGATCGTTTCGCGCTCGCGGGTCATGATCGAGGCGGATTGGTCGCTTTCCGTGCGGGTCTGGACCACCCGGACTCGATCAGCCATCTCGCGATACTCGACGTGCTGCCGGCAGCGGACATGTGGTCCACACTGCGGGGCACCTCCGGGATCTTCGCCTTCCATCTGTACCTGCTCGCGCAACCGTCCGAGCTGGCCGAGCGCATGATCCTCGCCGACCCCGATCTGTTCTTCGGGCACTTCCTCGACGGCTGGTGCCGGATCCCCGGCGCGATCCCCGCCGACGTCCGCGCCGCGTATCTCGCGGCGTCCCGCGCCCCCGACGCTGTCCGTGCGATCTGCGCCGACTATCGAGCCGGCGCATACCTCGACAATGTCCACGACGAAGCCGACCGTCGTGCGGGTCGGCGGCTGAGCATGCCGGTCGCCGCGCTCTGGCAGGATCCGGGTGAGATCGTCCTTCCGTTCGACCCACGGTCCATCTGGTCCGGCTGGGCGCGCGATCTGCGGGCCGGCACAGTGCGATGCGGTCATTTTCTTCCGGAGGAGATGCCCGGCGTCGTCATCGAAGCCCTCCGCGACCTGATCGACTGA
- a CDS encoding Mce family protein, whose translation MSRATQFSVRGPGRTGLRLRGLVLLAALAVLAAAVWRTVEPNRAGLAGFDLVMTGLGDGVGTHTAVRLRGMTIGSIEGIDPIGADRQRVRVGVAAPRLAELSTSMQTRFVSANVFGSTALELVPMPGGDPLTAGAVLDLGDRVDNFTVTRILRDSGHAVADVLTSRMSASLENAASLTAAAAPMLTSALLLARTWQRAQPGPLAELLRKSADVTEGVGAFTPSALSILTALASVTELDDDLRTRQASDTISEVSNLVFAFAGELVGALGPTAQAVDMLLDMVIPLDRAMRGVTPRQVHDLATGIDGALHRRADRVVLDVELLIAAVPAFRLPVQAAGGAAR comes from the coding sequence ATGAGTCGTGCGACGCAGTTCTCGGTCCGCGGACCCGGCCGAACGGGTCTGCGGTTGCGCGGGTTGGTCCTGCTCGCGGCGCTGGCCGTGCTCGCAGCGGCCGTGTGGCGCACGGTGGAGCCGAACCGCGCGGGCCTGGCCGGCTTCGATCTGGTCATGACCGGCCTCGGCGACGGCGTCGGCACGCACACCGCGGTCCGCCTGCGCGGCATGACGATCGGCTCGATCGAAGGAATCGATCCGATCGGCGCCGACCGGCAGCGGGTGCGAGTCGGTGTCGCGGCGCCGCGGCTGGCCGAGTTGTCGACGAGCATGCAGACCCGGTTCGTCTCCGCCAACGTCTTCGGATCGACCGCCCTGGAACTGGTTCCGATGCCGGGCGGCGACCCGCTCACCGCGGGCGCGGTGCTCGACCTGGGCGATCGAGTGGACAACTTCACCGTAACCCGGATCCTGCGCGACTCCGGTCACGCCGTCGCCGACGTGCTGACCTCCCGGATGTCGGCGTCGCTGGAGAACGCGGCGAGCCTGACCGCGGCGGCGGCCCCGATGCTGACCTCGGCCCTCCTGCTCGCCCGCACCTGGCAGCGCGCGCAGCCCGGCCCGCTGGCCGAGCTGCTACGTAAGTCGGCGGACGTCACCGAAGGAGTCGGCGCGTTCACGCCTTCGGCGTTGAGCATTCTGACGGCCCTCGCGTCGGTGACGGAACTGGACGACGACCTGCGAACCCGCCAGGCTTCCGACACCATCTCCGAGGTCTCCAACCTCGTCTTCGCCTTCGCCGGTGAACTGGTCGGCGCGCTCGGGCCCACCGCGCAGGCGGTGGACATGCTGCTGGACATGGTGATACCGCTCGATCGCGCGATGCGCGGGGTCACACCGCGGCAGGTGCACGACCTGGCCACCGGAATCGACGGGGCGTTGCACCGCCGCGCGGACCGGGTGGTGCTCGACGTGGAACTGCTGATCGCGGCGGTGCCCGCGTTCCGTCTCCCGGTCCAGGCCGCGGGCGGTGCGGCACGATGA
- a CDS encoding 3-hydroxyacyl-CoA dehydrogenase, giving the protein MEISNSVAAVTGGASGLGLATVRELHGKGAKVVIIDLPSSSGEAVAKEFGDGVVFAAADVTNEEQVTAALDAAQELGDLRIAVNCAGIGNAIKTVGKNGAFPLADFTKVINVNLIGTFNVIRLAAERIAKTEPVGEERGVIINTASVAAFDGQIGQAAYSASKGGIVGLTLPVARDLAAIKIRVVTIAPGLFHTPLFATLPDEAIASLGAQVPHPSRLGDPAEYAALARHIVENPMLNGETIRLDGAIRMAPR; this is encoded by the coding sequence ATGGAGATCAGCAACTCGGTCGCCGCGGTGACCGGTGGCGCGTCGGGACTCGGCTTGGCGACCGTGCGGGAGCTGCACGGCAAGGGGGCGAAGGTCGTGATCATCGACCTGCCGTCGTCCTCCGGGGAAGCCGTCGCCAAAGAGTTCGGTGACGGCGTGGTCTTCGCCGCGGCCGACGTCACAAACGAGGAGCAGGTCACGGCGGCCCTCGATGCCGCGCAGGAGCTGGGCGACCTGCGGATCGCGGTGAACTGCGCCGGTATCGGCAACGCCATCAAGACCGTGGGCAAGAACGGGGCGTTCCCGCTGGCGGACTTCACCAAGGTGATCAACGTCAACCTGATCGGCACCTTCAATGTGATCCGGCTGGCCGCCGAACGGATCGCGAAGACCGAACCGGTCGGCGAGGAGCGCGGTGTCATCATCAACACCGCGTCGGTGGCGGCGTTCGACGGCCAGATCGGGCAAGCGGCGTACTCGGCCTCCAAGGGCGGGATCGTGGGCCTGACCTTGCCGGTGGCGCGTGACCTCGCGGCGATCAAAATCCGCGTGGTGACCATCGCGCCGGGTCTGTTCCACACCCCGCTGTTCGCCACGCTACCCGACGAGGCCATCGCCTCCCTGGGCGCGCAGGTGCCGCACCCCTCGCGACTCGGCGATCCCGCCGAATACGCAGCGCTCGCGCGCCACATCGTGGAGAACCCGATGCTGAACGGCGAGACCATCCGTCTCGACGGCGCCATCCGGATGGCCCCGCGCTGA
- a CDS encoding cyclase family protein, producing the protein MSRAIMELSHPISDGMLTQPGLPAPRVTTAVGRDQSPLVGMTYDIARVDMVGPTGTYIDAPFHFHAGGADVAELPVERLFNVPIVMIRASGLRAVGPDVLGDPARLWGKAVLVHTGWSAKWGSPAYREPGHPFLIGEVADALVAANVALVGIDSLNIDDTSLPTRPCHHTLLGAGIPIIEQMTNLDAVPGAGARLVALPAPVRGMGSFPLRAVAWTELGGAGHR; encoded by the coding sequence ATGAGCCGAGCGATCATGGAGCTGTCGCATCCGATCTCGGACGGCATGCTCACCCAGCCGGGCCTGCCCGCGCCGCGGGTCACTACGGCGGTGGGGCGTGACCAATCGCCGCTGGTCGGCATGACCTACGACATCGCGCGCGTGGATATGGTGGGTCCCACCGGGACCTATATCGACGCACCCTTCCATTTCCACGCCGGGGGAGCCGATGTCGCCGAGCTGCCGGTGGAACGGCTGTTCAACGTGCCGATCGTGATGATCCGCGCCTCGGGCCTGCGCGCGGTCGGGCCGGATGTGCTCGGCGATCCCGCGCGCCTGTGGGGCAAGGCGGTGCTGGTGCACACCGGGTGGTCGGCCAAGTGGGGCTCGCCGGCGTATCGGGAACCCGGGCATCCGTTCCTGATCGGTGAGGTGGCGGATGCCCTGGTGGCGGCGAATGTGGCTCTGGTGGGTATCGACTCGCTGAACATCGACGACACGTCCCTGCCGACGCGGCCGTGTCACCACACGCTGCTAGGCGCCGGAATTCCGATCATCGAGCAGATGACGAATCTGGACGCGGTCCCCGGCGCAGGCGCCAGGCTGGTCGCACTGCCGGCGCCGGTGCGCGGAATGGGTTCGTTCCCGCTGCGCGCCGTGGCGTGGACCGAGCTCGGGGGAGCAGGGCACCGGTAA
- a CDS encoding crotonase/enoyl-CoA hydratase family protein, with product MADIRLDVSDAIATITLDRPARLNAFTTAMGAELIEAFDTCDRDDRIRAVILTGAGRAFCAGADLSAGAETFVADDPDAAESFRDSGGEVVLRMFESRKPIIAAVNGPAVGVGITMTLAADFRLAVDNARIGFVFNRRGIVPESCSSWFLPRLVPMQTALDWVYSGRLVDAAEALDAGLFSALYPADTLLDEASALARRVTEHSAPVSVALSRQMLWRNLGSEHPMIAHRIESRGIYHRGAAADAREGVTAFLEKRPARFPDSVERDLPDIFGDDLAVPPFRP from the coding sequence ATGGCCGATATTCGCCTGGACGTCTCCGACGCCATCGCCACCATCACCCTCGACCGTCCCGCGCGGCTCAACGCGTTCACCACAGCGATGGGGGCCGAGCTGATCGAGGCCTTCGACACCTGCGACCGCGACGATCGGATCCGCGCGGTCATCCTCACGGGCGCCGGGCGCGCCTTCTGTGCCGGCGCGGATTTGTCGGCGGGCGCGGAGACCTTCGTGGCGGACGACCCGGATGCCGCCGAATCCTTCCGCGACAGCGGGGGCGAAGTCGTGTTGCGCATGTTCGAATCCCGTAAGCCGATCATCGCCGCCGTCAACGGCCCGGCCGTCGGGGTAGGCATCACCATGACGCTCGCGGCGGACTTCCGGCTCGCCGTGGACAATGCCCGGATCGGGTTCGTCTTCAATCGGCGCGGCATCGTTCCCGAGTCCTGCTCCAGCTGGTTCCTGCCCCGGCTGGTACCGATGCAGACCGCGCTGGACTGGGTGTACTCGGGCCGTCTCGTGGACGCGGCCGAAGCGCTCGACGCCGGATTGTTCTCCGCGCTGTATCCGGCGGACACCCTGCTCGACGAGGCCAGCGCGCTCGCCCGCCGCGTGACCGAGCATTCCGCACCCGTCTCGGTGGCGCTGTCCCGGCAGATGCTGTGGCGCAACCTCGGATCCGAGCATCCGATGATCGCCCACCGCATCGAATCCCGCGGCATCTACCACCGCGGCGCCGCCGCCGACGCCAGGGAAGGCGTGACGGCGTTCCTGGAGAAGCGGCCCGCCCGTTTCCCGGACAGCGTCGAGCGCGACCTCCCGGACATCTTCGGCGACGATCTCGCGGTCCCGCCGTTTCGGCCCTAG
- a CDS encoding MlaD family protein yields the protein MRTPRAAALRLLLLLLVVIAVVTAVVQTIRRPVGGETISYHAEFGDVFGLQQNADVRLRGVQVGKVTAISLTPEHRATVRFTLLSRYRLRSTDRIAVRFQNLTGQRYLAVTATEEPGPFLDPAEPVRNTVDSFDITTVFNGLRPLLREADPQVYNRFAADLVAMIEGSGGDVAPLLRDFAALTAYAEDRTAVIATIVANLDAVALRLRGRSANLENVLRVFHSIFMPVASRMEEFLSLMDKGSVEMSEIVRSAEALARLLLGARDSSDALTERIRQAIPDTTAAVRALSALPGLLEGLNALIPRSEPSRQCANGTFAVPITAAVLLHGRPLTVCEGSRR from the coding sequence ATGAGGACACCACGGGCCGCCGCACTACGCCTGCTGCTGTTGCTGCTGGTAGTGATCGCCGTGGTCACCGCGGTCGTGCAGACGATTCGCCGGCCTGTCGGGGGCGAGACCATCAGCTATCACGCGGAATTCGGCGACGTCTTCGGACTGCAACAAAACGCGGACGTGCGGCTGCGCGGCGTCCAGGTCGGCAAGGTGACCGCCATCTCGCTGACGCCCGAGCACCGCGCCACCGTACGATTCACGCTGCTGTCGCGGTATCGGCTGCGCAGCACCGACCGCATCGCCGTCCGCTTCCAGAATCTCACCGGCCAGCGATATCTCGCGGTCACCGCGACGGAAGAACCGGGACCGTTCCTCGACCCGGCCGAGCCGGTGCGCAACACCGTCGACTCGTTCGACATCACCACGGTCTTCAACGGATTGCGCCCGCTGCTGCGCGAAGCCGACCCACAGGTGTACAACCGGTTCGCCGCCGACCTGGTCGCCATGATCGAAGGCAGCGGCGGCGACGTCGCCCCGCTGTTGCGCGATTTCGCCGCGCTCACCGCCTACGCCGAGGACCGCACGGCCGTCATCGCGACCATCGTCGCGAACCTCGACGCGGTGGCGCTGCGGTTGCGCGGACGTTCGGCGAATCTGGAGAACGTCCTGCGCGTCTTCCACTCCATCTTCATGCCGGTCGCCAGCCGTATGGAGGAATTCCTGAGCCTGATGGACAAGGGCTCGGTCGAGATGTCCGAGATCGTGCGCAGCGCGGAGGCCCTCGCGCGCCTGCTGCTCGGCGCCCGCGACAGCTCGGACGCGCTCACCGAGCGCATCCGGCAGGCCATCCCGGACACCACCGCGGCCGTGCGCGCGTTGTCGGCGCTGCCCGGGCTGCTGGAAGGGCTCAACGCGCTGATCCCCCGGTCGGAGCCGTCCCGGCAGTGCGCGAACGGCACCTTCGCGGTGCCGATCACCGCGGCGGTGCTGCTGCACGGACGCCCCTTGACGGTCTGCGAAGGGAGCCGGCGATGA
- a CDS encoding ABC transporter permease, with translation MALRSGLRTARPSEYRPWGLRWTRRLARLWDPLEELGFQLRFATAACLGAGYALRRYRKQVVAVFTDLAWGGGRSVIVGGGVVPVLVVMGVVAGAMIGIVGFTALDMLGLGPLAGAMSALANPRELAPLIAAVGFAAQAGCRMTAEIGAMRISEEIDALEAQAIDPIPYVVSTRLIAAVITVVPTYLIALALGFCTTRLTVTAAHGQASGAFTHYFQLVVAPMDLVYSLIKVVVFVLLITAVHAYQGFYATGGPEGVGIASGRAIRASLVLIASADMVMTIAMWGFDTDISFAG, from the coding sequence ATGGCGTTGCGCAGTGGGCTGCGGACCGCCCGGCCGTCGGAGTATCGCCCCTGGGGGCTGCGCTGGACACGACGTCTCGCACGGCTGTGGGATCCCCTGGAGGAGTTGGGTTTTCAACTTCGTTTCGCCACCGCGGCCTGCCTGGGCGCCGGTTACGCACTGCGCCGCTACCGCAAGCAGGTCGTGGCCGTCTTCACCGATCTGGCCTGGGGCGGCGGCCGATCGGTGATCGTCGGCGGCGGCGTGGTGCCTGTGCTGGTCGTCATGGGTGTGGTGGCGGGAGCGATGATCGGCATCGTCGGCTTCACCGCACTGGACATGCTCGGCTTGGGGCCGCTGGCCGGGGCGATGTCGGCCCTGGCGAACCCGCGGGAACTGGCCCCGCTGATCGCCGCGGTGGGCTTCGCGGCGCAAGCCGGATGCCGGATGACCGCCGAGATCGGGGCCATGCGCATCTCCGAGGAGATCGACGCGCTCGAAGCCCAGGCGATCGACCCGATCCCGTATGTGGTGTCCACCCGGTTGATCGCCGCGGTGATCACGGTGGTGCCCACGTATCTGATCGCGCTGGCGCTCGGCTTCTGCACGACCCGCCTCACCGTCACCGCGGCACACGGCCAGGCGTCCGGCGCGTTCACGCATTACTTCCAGCTGGTCGTCGCCCCGATGGACCTGGTGTATTCGCTGATCAAAGTCGTGGTTTTCGTGCTCCTGATCACCGCGGTGCACGCCTACCAGGGTTTCTACGCGACCGGCGGGCCGGAAGGGGTCGGCATCGCCTCGGGCCGGGCGATCCGCGCGAGCCTGGTGCTGATCGCCTCGGCGGACATGGTGATGACGATCGCCATGTGGGGTTTCGATACCGATATCAGCTTCGCGGGGTGA
- a CDS encoding MlaE family ABC transporter permease, whose translation MSSRTAANARNFGRTVRLGVRSTALLVSDLFLRRFPAREALVQAWFFASVSLLPAILISLPMGVVIAVQVGSITENVGAGSMAGAVGGMGVMQQIAPLAAALLVGGAGASAIASDLGARTIREEIDALRTMGIDPHRRLVAPRLLAMTVVAPMLAVLVILMSILAGFLVASLGQGVAPGSYWSSFGSFATVTDLGICIGKAAVFGYLVAVIACQRGLEAQGGPKGVADCVNAAVVLGLLTCLVVNLVITQVVLLFLPLEFL comes from the coding sequence CTGAGCAGCCGAACCGCCGCGAACGCACGCAATTTCGGTCGCACGGTCCGGCTCGGCGTCCGCTCCACCGCGTTGCTCGTCTCCGATCTGTTCCTGCGCCGCTTCCCGGCACGCGAGGCGCTGGTTCAGGCCTGGTTCTTCGCCTCGGTGTCGCTGCTGCCCGCGATCCTGATCTCGCTGCCGATGGGCGTGGTGATCGCGGTCCAGGTCGGCAGCATCACCGAGAACGTCGGCGCCGGTTCGATGGCGGGCGCGGTCGGCGGCATGGGCGTCATGCAGCAGATCGCTCCGCTCGCCGCGGCGTTGCTGGTCGGCGGCGCCGGCGCGTCGGCGATCGCCTCGGACCTGGGGGCCCGCACGATCCGAGAAGAGATCGACGCGTTGCGCACCATGGGAATAGACCCGCATCGCCGGCTCGTCGCCCCGCGTCTTCTCGCGATGACCGTGGTGGCGCCGATGCTGGCCGTGCTCGTCATCCTGATGAGCATCCTGGCCGGCTTCCTCGTCGCCTCCCTCGGGCAAGGCGTCGCACCGGGTTCGTACTGGTCGTCGTTCGGCAGTTTCGCCACCGTCACCGACCTGGGCATCTGTATCGGCAAGGCGGCGGTCTTCGGCTATCTGGTCGCGGTGATCGCCTGCCAGCGCGGACTGGAGGCGCAGGGCGGGCCGAAGGGCGTGGCCGACTGCGTCAACGCCGCGGTCGTGCTCGGTCTGCTGACGTGCCTGGTGGTGAACCTCGTCATCACGCAGGTGGTGCTGCTGTTCCTGCCGTTGGAGTTCCTGTGA